A window of Rosa rugosa chromosome 7, drRosRugo1.1, whole genome shotgun sequence genomic DNA:
GCTTCAAGTTCTTTAATTATTCTAGTTGTTTGTAAACCCACTAGTGTGCAAGAGATGCATAAAGACCTAAGTGAGAACCGAATTGCTATATAGTATAGACATTAAAATCTGGTCAGAAACATTATTAAAAATTAGGATAACTCACACTTCTGTCAAATAGTGACCTGAAGTGTTGTTCTTCATTCGTAGAAGAACTGACATCCACCTGCATCAAGAAAGCTTTTTGCAATGAGAAagtaacaaaatatatatatatatatatatatatatatatatatatatatatatatatatatatatatgggcagTGTGATATTCATTCATACCTTGCATCACTTTTGAAAGAAAAGCATGTTCTTCATGAAGAATACACCAATGTGCATGGTTCATTATCAGTAGATATCTTGGCAGCTAGCGACTCTCCCAAGGACATATTTCCATGGATCACTTCAAGCACGGTGTGGTAGTTTAAAGCATCCCAATTCCTAACAAAATTTGTAAGAGAATAAAATGATAACTTTGGATATCTCATCCTACAACTTCAAAGGCAGCAATGCAACTAATGACATGAACAAAGAAATGCAACCGGAGTAAAACTTACCTTCACACTACTTTAACCCCAAGAAGACTGCATAGTGGCCCCGTTGTCGACCACTGCCCTAACAAGTATGTGCCACGTTATATGAGTTGGAAGAACTCCATGATGCAAAGCTTTTTCTAAGTGCCCAACAGCATCTGATATTCTACTGCATGAACAAAGCCCTTTCAGAGTAATATTATAGGAAATTATATCTGGTTGTAGCCCATTCTTTAAAATGCGAGCCCAAATTTCTGATGCCTTTCCACAGTCTCTAATTTTGTAAAAACCCTCCATTAGGGTGTTGTGTGTCACAAGATTCGGAACACAGTTCCTACACCCCATCTGAAAATATAGCTGCAAAGCACCTTCAGCTTTGCCTGCAGAGCAAAGTCCATGAATCATAATGTTGTACATAGTTACATCAGGTTCGAATCCTTTGTCAAGGGCTTGATTCCACAAATTGAGGGCCATGTCAATCTTCCTGCCTTGACAAAGCCCATCAATTAACAAACTATATGTGATCACATCTAGTGTCCAGCCTGTCTCCAGCATTTCCCTCACAAACACATATGCGTCACTAAATCTTCCCACTTTGCATAAGCCATTTATCAGAGTATTGTAGGAGACAACATTTGGAGAGCAATACTTGGTGGACATTCCCCTAAAAAAGCAAATTGCATCTTCAAGTTTGGTAGCATGGATAAAGCCATATATCAATGAATTGCAAACATGAGAATTCGGTTTATAGCCACACTTAACCATCTGATCAAGTATTCTTGCTGCTTCATCTAGTCTCCCTTCTTTGCATAACCAACTAATCAGTGAGGAATATGCAAAGACATCAAGATCAGCCCTTGCATTTTCCGCCTCTTTTAAAATCCATAGAGCCTTGTTCAAGTACCCATTCTTACACAGTCCATGAATTAAGACTCCATACGTTGTGGAATCTGCAACACAAGCCTTCACATGCATTAATTCCCAGACAGACATTGCTTCCTCTGCCTTCTTATTTTCAAACAACCCTTTGATCAATATGTTATAACTCACAACATTACGACAACCACCCTTCTCCATCACCTCCCACAACTCAAAGCACTGTCCAATCTTCCCTGCTCGGCAGAAACCATCGAGCATTGCATTATACATAACCACATCCGGCACTACTCCCTTCTCAACCATATCCTTATAAACTCTCTCCGCCTCATCCACATTCCCCGCTTTACACAACCCATGAATCAAAGAACTACAAGTAAACAAATCACATCCTCTTTCATTCCTCTTCATCCTATTCCATATCTCCAAACTCTCACCAAACCTCCCGCATTTGCACAAGCCACTAATCATAACATTATAACTAACAACATTCGGATAAGCCTCCGAGTCCATCACCAACCTCTCCCAAACCTCCTTGGCCTCCACATATTCGCCTTTCCGAAAAAACCCATCAATCAAAACATTATAACACATGACATCAGGACTGACTCCTCTCTCAGGCATTTCGTCGAACACCTCCAATGCATCCCCCAGCTTCCCATTTTTCGCAAACGCATTGATCAAAGTTGCGTAACTCATCACATCAGGCTCCAAACCCTTCTCCCACATCCAATCCAGCAACCCCCTGGCCTTCTCGAACTGCTTCTTCTTGCACGAAATCTTGATCAGAGTGTTGTACGTCTGCAAATTTGGGGACAACCCCACCGTTTCGAAATAAGCAAAGAACTGCTCGGCCCGGTCCCACTGGTTGGACTCAATGAAGGAGTTTAGAAGAGAATTGTAGGATCGAATGCCGGGCTCGCACCCGAAAATCTCTCGCATTTGCTGGAAGACCTGCAGGGCTTTATCAGGCATTGAGTTTTTGGCGTAGGCTTTGATCACGGTCAGTGCCACGTCCTCGGGGCAGTGGCATTTCTGGGTGCGGATGAGTTCGACGACCCGACCGACGTGGGCGACGAGGTTGGGGTGGATGAGGCGGCGGAGGATGTGGTGGAAGACGTCGGGGGAGTGGGTGTAGTTGGGGTGGCGAGTGGCGGAGTCGAGGAGGGCGAGTGCGGAGTGGGTGTTCTTTTCGGCTTGGAGGAGCTTGAGGACGCGCTTCGGGGACAGGGATTTCGGGAAGTGGGAGTTTGGGTTGCTCATTTTTGTGGCATGGTTTCGAAAATTACCAAAGGTTTTGAGTCTGAAATTAATGGGAAGCGGGAGACAAAAGCCAtcagggttttgggttttggtggGTGTTGTAGTGGGCCGGATGGGCTGAGTGGCCCGTAGTGAAATGGACCCAACCTGACCTAACCAGGAGAATGTGCGAGAAATCAtagcaatttcttggaggttaAAGAAAGTGCAAAGGTGCTATACTTCCAATGAGGTCGAATTCGATACACAAGGAGTTGTAAATTCTGTTGAATTCGAATGGAGTGGAGGATGATCGTCAATATTGACAAGGATCGCCTTTGTTTG
This region includes:
- the LOC133721539 gene encoding pentatricopeptide repeat-containing protein At3g09060 — its product is MSNPNSHFPKSLSPKRVLKLLQAEKNTHSALALLDSATRHPNYTHSPDVFHHILRRLIHPNLVAHVGRVVELIRTQKCHCPEDVALTVIKAYAKNSMPDKALQVFQQMREIFGCEPGIRSYNSLLNSFIESNQWDRAEQFFAYFETVGLSPNLQTYNTLIKISCKKKQFEKARGLLDWMWEKGLEPDVMSYATLINAFAKNGKLGDALEVFDEMPERGVSPDVMCYNVLIDGFFRKGEYVEAKEVWERLVMDSEAYPNVVSYNVMISGLCKCGRFGESLEIWNRMKRNERGCDLFTCSSLIHGLCKAGNVDEAERVYKDMVEKGVVPDVVMYNAMLDGFCRAGKIGQCFELWEVMEKGGCRNVVSYNILIKGLFENKKAEEAMSVWELMHVKACVADSTTYGVLIHGLCKNGYLNKALWILKEAENARADLDVFAYSSLISWLCKEGRLDEAARILDQMVKCGYKPNSHVCNSLIYGFIHATKLEDAICFFRGMSTKYCSPNVVSYNTLINGLCKVGRFSDAYVFVREMLETGWTLDVITYSLLIDGLCQGRKIDMALNLWNQALDKGFEPDVTMYNIMIHGLCSAGKAEGALQLYFQMGCRNCVPNLVTHNTLMEGFYKIRDCGKASEIWARILKNGLQPDIISYNITLKGLCSCSRISDAVGHLEKALHHGVLPTHITWHILVRAVVDNGATMQSSWG